Proteins from one Gimesia maris genomic window:
- a CDS encoding serine/threonine-protein kinase yields the protein MSDPASENPEFEPTRENVNPQSVEGLFLVALEKKTPAERAAFLEEMCGDNREQRRRVEALLLAYDDAGSFLEKSPVDSGEVQPFSLEFLTPSADPNLLGTLGEYQIYNIIGQGGMGIVFRALDPKLNRIVAIKVMSPLLAVNPNAKKRFIREAQAAAAVSHPHIVTIHAVDEDKLPYLVMEYVVGQSLQEKLDKVGSLKVTEILRIGSQIAEGLAAAHKQGLIHRDIKPANILLENGVERVKITDFGLARAVDDVTITRTGEVSGTPQYMSPEQATGDRIDQRSDLFSLGAVLYAMCTGRSPFRASNLAAVVRRVCDDTPRPIADVNEDIPPWLSEIINCLLEKRPEDRLQTASEVAELLGAHLALVQQPGAVPRIERKPPQPQPQETMAPDTGTVSVDHPQGENPFTMETDLRVFMPVGYAILFLAGMILFSEAHAAYSFLMTAASSIFLGILIALIVYEAEHRQAEPFLSLRMSDALFMPAAAAGGTWVMQMLFYLGMIPDFPRVLLYILFAIGFTIYFVGGLRKRYPQWGQSQQQSVEPVEVQDKQTESVRTATSVVLERGQTPANYIIAIVMGLVLGTIIGLKMISPSTPESSMTYETMNKIMKFTGTLIVILSIASIVYWNRADKKPLPFLTWFLSMLAMFMTLALSFITTAVIRSAPPGSEFQSVHASILAASVLGVLAVAGFAIWGQWQHIASQGAEYVAAVKQKDARTLTGTGIVIWVMMVLFYWMFTTGVYQPAFLVQGERYLVPVLIFSLMGGLFVTAGFLMERNRTQGTVTQHEEIEETSAYSVSRSVPAGVSRGSWGDRAAVWIGSIMLVLPVFILLYGRSTGQHFAANVEEMTLVSALFFGPIGFLMLVCGIQNLVEPKSKASKILDGLFLLACVIAGPLGILLYIARYLKQRDNPVAGNLEQSPVTSGEDPFVREHRRSNKRVILGVVIAIGLLLGAILSVQIWRHLNQVEKQWVLIWGLRLAVICGMFIAAYFIKRKAASAARNNPWNIMGWVAAVLAGLFTLTMLMQVVSEPGSDWVEITFDKQYPVTRISTKPGEEIHVVSQPVLVKLLPGEHTLQVTYKASGKTLRFTRNVKKIAGKRQKIHLAPLIKHFVNDAKDRKIEEAEREKNIGAILMSGQSLGLRPGVFPVDPMQVGPEDGLFGFADRFFTQKPQLVELPAGKYLIRVSSKNAGWEVEGGNPKYDLSEVEVKPGAIVVPVTLKRDYAKLAENPPDWSTGGLFKFRWPDWKMGGAQIFTLTAPQAKVVQELLKAYATKQPEVSEKVLLLVVPAGEDAESFQSLKELFNDGQHPAWDKLIVPGKETGAWRLAEPQINRPSTGDPFGNVSNQPAKKRAAGGALILSKEPGLQVEVNLVDAPQNPVDKPWMMKKSMAGKSIFEMSPGNYMLKVVSNTAGWVIEGQPVQYVDSQVTVKSGEIVRKTIRHDFRKLSEQHPNWSKGDSFRFRWPGPRKETGMGMGVYLPYTLSTSQAKVVQQLLAAFAARKPDVAESDLLKTANFHFELVPYASIKEIFSTIQYPAWDTLIVPGKSEGTWRLNEPILTEINLKNQARF from the coding sequence ATGTCCGATCCTGCATCCGAAAATCCGGAATTTGAACCGACGCGTGAGAATGTAAATCCACAATCAGTCGAAGGTTTATTTCTGGTCGCGTTAGAAAAAAAGACACCAGCAGAGCGGGCCGCTTTTCTGGAAGAGATGTGCGGCGACAATCGGGAACAACGTCGTCGCGTCGAAGCGCTGCTGCTGGCTTATGATGATGCCGGTAGTTTCCTGGAAAAGTCGCCCGTCGATTCAGGAGAAGTGCAACCTTTTAGTCTGGAATTTCTGACGCCCTCAGCTGACCCGAATCTGCTGGGGACACTCGGTGAATACCAGATCTACAATATTATCGGACAGGGGGGCATGGGAATTGTCTTTCGTGCCCTGGATCCCAAATTGAATCGCATTGTGGCTATTAAAGTCATGTCACCTTTACTGGCGGTGAATCCAAATGCGAAGAAACGGTTTATCAGGGAAGCACAAGCAGCCGCTGCGGTGAGCCATCCCCATATTGTGACGATTCATGCCGTTGATGAAGACAAACTGCCTTACCTCGTAATGGAGTATGTCGTCGGCCAGTCACTGCAGGAGAAGCTCGATAAGGTGGGGTCGCTCAAAGTAACAGAGATCCTGCGGATTGGCAGTCAGATCGCAGAGGGGTTGGCGGCTGCTCACAAACAGGGACTGATCCACCGCGATATCAAACCTGCCAATATTCTGTTGGAAAATGGTGTCGAGCGGGTCAAGATTACTGATTTTGGCCTGGCCCGGGCCGTCGATGACGTCACGATCACCAGGACCGGAGAAGTCTCAGGCACTCCCCAGTATATGTCTCCCGAGCAGGCGACAGGGGATCGGATTGACCAGCGGAGTGATTTATTCAGCCTGGGTGCGGTTCTGTATGCAATGTGTACGGGACGTTCGCCATTTCGTGCCAGTAACCTGGCTGCGGTGGTTCGTCGTGTGTGTGATGATACTCCGCGCCCGATTGCAGATGTCAACGAAGATATTCCGCCCTGGTTGAGCGAAATTATCAACTGTCTGCTCGAAAAACGCCCCGAAGATCGTTTACAGACTGCGAGTGAAGTTGCCGAATTGCTGGGGGCACATCTGGCTCTTGTGCAGCAGCCAGGTGCAGTACCACGGATTGAGAGAAAACCGCCGCAACCACAGCCACAGGAAACAATGGCACCCGACACAGGTACCGTTTCTGTGGATCATCCACAGGGAGAAAATCCATTCACAATGGAGACTGATCTGCGGGTATTTATGCCAGTCGGATACGCCATATTATTTCTGGCGGGGATGATTTTGTTTTCGGAAGCGCATGCTGCATATTCATTTCTGATGACTGCAGCAAGTAGTATCTTCCTGGGGATTTTGATTGCTTTGATAGTTTATGAAGCAGAACACCGTCAGGCTGAACCTTTTTTGTCATTGCGTATGTCTGATGCCCTTTTCATGCCCGCTGCAGCAGCTGGCGGAACGTGGGTGATGCAGATGCTGTTTTATCTGGGGATGATTCCAGATTTTCCGAGAGTTCTGCTCTATATTCTGTTTGCGATTGGGTTCACAATTTATTTTGTGGGGGGATTGCGTAAACGTTATCCTCAGTGGGGGCAGTCACAGCAACAATCAGTAGAGCCTGTCGAAGTGCAGGATAAACAAACAGAGTCGGTCAGGACTGCGACCTCTGTGGTGTTGGAAAGAGGGCAAACACCGGCAAATTACATCATTGCCATTGTGATGGGCCTGGTATTAGGAACGATCATCGGATTGAAGATGATCAGTCCCAGCACTCCCGAATCGAGTATGACTTATGAGACCATGAATAAAATTATGAAATTCACGGGCACGCTCATAGTTATTTTGTCTATAGCCTCAATAGTCTATTGGAATCGAGCAGATAAAAAACCGCTCCCTTTCTTAACATGGTTTCTGTCAATGCTGGCGATGTTTATGACGTTGGCGTTGTCATTTATCACTACCGCAGTCATCCGTTCTGCCCCCCCCGGATCAGAATTTCAATCGGTGCATGCATCGATCCTGGCGGCTTCGGTGTTGGGTGTGCTGGCTGTTGCCGGGTTCGCTATCTGGGGGCAGTGGCAGCATATCGCAAGTCAGGGAGCTGAATATGTCGCGGCAGTGAAACAGAAAGATGCACGTACTCTGACGGGGACCGGCATTGTGATCTGGGTGATGATGGTTCTATTTTACTGGATGTTTACAACAGGAGTCTACCAGCCTGCGTTCCTGGTTCAGGGAGAAAGGTATTTGGTGCCGGTCTTGATCTTTTCCCTGATGGGCGGGCTCTTCGTGACAGCAGGGTTCCTGATGGAACGCAATCGTACACAGGGAACTGTTACGCAACATGAGGAAATAGAGGAGACCTCTGCGTACTCTGTATCGAGGTCGGTTCCCGCGGGAGTCTCCCGGGGATCCTGGGGCGATCGGGCCGCTGTCTGGATTGGGAGCATTATGTTGGTGCTTCCGGTTTTTATCTTGCTCTATGGCAGGTCGACCGGACAGCATTTTGCAGCAAATGTTGAAGAAATGACGCTGGTCAGCGCGTTGTTCTTCGGGCCGATTGGATTCCTGATGCTGGTGTGTGGAATACAGAATCTGGTAGAACCAAAATCGAAAGCATCGAAAATTCTGGATGGGCTGTTTCTATTGGCGTGCGTTATTGCAGGGCCACTGGGGATTTTACTCTATATCGCCCGCTATCTCAAACAGCGTGATAATCCGGTGGCAGGTAACCTTGAGCAATCACCTGTCACTTCCGGCGAAGACCCGTTTGTTCGCGAGCATCGTCGTTCCAACAAACGGGTCATCCTGGGAGTTGTGATTGCCATTGGTCTGTTGTTGGGAGCGATCCTGTCTGTGCAGATCTGGCGGCATCTGAATCAGGTTGAGAAACAATGGGTCCTGATCTGGGGTTTGAGACTGGCAGTGATCTGTGGGATGTTCATCGCCGCGTATTTTATTAAGCGGAAAGCAGCTTCAGCGGCGAGAAATAACCCCTGGAATATCATGGGCTGGGTGGCCGCGGTACTGGCTGGTCTGTTTACACTCACAATGTTGATGCAGGTCGTAAGCGAGCCTGGTAGCGATTGGGTTGAGATTACCTTTGATAAGCAGTATCCAGTGACGCGTATTTCAACTAAACCTGGTGAGGAAATACATGTTGTTTCTCAGCCGGTTTTAGTCAAGTTGTTACCGGGTGAGCATACTTTACAGGTTACTTATAAAGCGTCTGGCAAGACGTTGCGTTTTACAAGAAATGTAAAAAAAATAGCTGGGAAACGACAAAAGATACACTTGGCTCCATTAATTAAGCATTTCGTTAACGACGCCAAAGATAGAAAAATAGAGGAAGCAGAACGTGAGAAGAATATTGGTGCGATCTTAATGAGCGGACAATCGCTCGGCTTGCGGCCCGGTGTATTTCCGGTTGATCCGATGCAGGTGGGCCCGGAAGATGGTCTTTTCGGTTTTGCCGATCGATTCTTTACTCAGAAGCCACAACTGGTGGAACTACCCGCTGGGAAGTATCTCATCCGCGTTTCCAGTAAAAACGCCGGTTGGGAAGTTGAGGGAGGAAATCCAAAATATGATCTGTCTGAGGTCGAAGTGAAGCCGGGGGCGATCGTGGTTCCCGTCACGCTTAAACGGGACTATGCAAAACTGGCTGAGAATCCCCCGGACTGGTCCACAGGAGGGCTGTTCAAGTTTCGCTGGCCTGACTGGAAAATGGGGGGGGCTCAGATATTTACACTTACCGCGCCTCAGGCAAAGGTCGTGCAGGAACTGCTCAAGGCCTATGCCACCAAACAACCGGAAGTCTCTGAGAAGGTCCTCCTGCTAGTGGTCCCGGCAGGCGAGGATGCAGAGTCTTTCCAATCACTGAAAGAATTGTTTAATGACGGACAGCATCCCGCCTGGGATAAATTGATCGTCCCTGGAAAAGAAACAGGTGCCTGGCGACTGGCGGAGCCTCAAATTAATAGGCCATCGACAGGGGATCCGTTTGGAAATGTCAGTAATCAGCCTGCAAAAAAGAGAGCAGCAGGGGGGGCACTCATTCTATCGAAAGAGCCTGGCTTGCAGGTAGAGGTCAATCTAGTGGATGCACCACAGAATCCGGTAGATAAACCCTGGATGATGAAAAAGTCTATGGCGGGCAAATCTATTTTCGAAATGTCCCCCGGCAACTACATGCTGAAAGTCGTCAGTAATACTGCTGGTTGGGTAATCGAAGGACAACCAGTTCAATATGTTGATTCACAGGTCACGGTGAAGTCTGGGGAAATTGTCAGGAAAACGATTCGTCATGATTTCCGGAAACTCTCGGAGCAGCACCCCAACTGGTCCAAGGGAGACAGTTTTAGGTTCCGCTGGCCTGGGCCCAGGAAAGAGACAGGGATGGGGATGGGGGTATATTTGCCTTATACCCTCTCCACGTCTCAGGCGAAGGTGGTGCAACAGTTACTGGCTGCGTTTGCTGCCAGAAAACCAGATGTGGCAGAGTCGGATTTGCTCAAGACAGCGAATTTCCATTTTGAACTCGTACCGTACGCCTCAATAAAAGAAATATTCAGCACAATTCAGTACCCTGCCTGGGATACATTGATTGTTCCCGGGAAATCAGAGGGTACCTGGCGATTAAATGAGCCAATTCTAACCGAAATAAATCTAAAAAATCAGGCCCGTTTCTAA
- a CDS encoding sigma-70 family RNA polymerase sigma factor yields the protein MQDVTQILQALEAGDVAATDQLLPIVYAELQRLARHKLSNEPPGQTLTATALVHEAYLRLVGDVSEQRWDHRGHFFSAAAESMRRILIENARRKKRLKHGGEHARVDLPEIAAPALERPDDLLALDEALTQFAKESPDKAELVKLRYFAGLSEQEAAEVLGISRATAARHWAYSRAWLFSQIKSDTDQTI from the coding sequence ATGCAGGATGTAACCCAAATCTTACAGGCTCTGGAAGCAGGCGATGTCGCGGCGACGGATCAGCTGCTGCCAATCGTGTATGCGGAACTGCAGCGACTGGCGCGGCATAAGCTTTCAAACGAACCGCCGGGACAGACACTGACGGCGACGGCACTGGTTCATGAAGCTTATTTGAGACTGGTTGGGGATGTGAGCGAACAGCGATGGGATCATCGGGGGCATTTTTTCTCAGCTGCTGCGGAATCAATGAGGCGGATCCTGATTGAAAACGCCCGCAGAAAAAAACGGTTGAAGCATGGCGGCGAGCATGCGCGGGTCGATCTACCCGAGATCGCAGCACCGGCGCTGGAACGTCCTGACGACCTGCTGGCGCTGGATGAGGCGTTGACTCAGTTTGCGAAAGAGAGTCCGGACAAAGCAGAACTGGTTAAGCTGCGATACTTCGCAGGACTGAGCGAGCAGGAAGCAGCCGAGGTACTGGGGATTTCACGCGCGACTGCAGCGCGACACTGGGCTTATTCGCGTGCGTGGCTGTTTTCTCAAATAAAGTCTGACACTGATCAAACGATTTGA
- a CDS encoding polysaccharide deacetylase family protein: MRFFLSLLCLFLITPVAPAAEKPATIKKSFKSGIVLTFDDRYVDQWVQQIPLFKKYDAHATFFVDHFYLLKPAHIAGLKKLQDAGHAIGSHSVNHIKAVYYVRTKGMDAYLKNEIDPSVKRLTEAGFPPTAFAYPNSSRSEEIDTALLKTFRHLRGGTGLSAGQRMRDLKAIFTPVDQIAGRGCLIGTGIDYAGTEKRPDYLTEIKDAMDHAKQRGEIVVFYAHNISDKGPGHHLQPRALEEILAHAQQIGLPTLTYDDLP, translated from the coding sequence ATGCGATTTTTTCTCTCCCTGCTCTGTCTGTTCCTGATCACACCGGTCGCTCCCGCTGCAGAGAAACCGGCCACAATTAAAAAATCATTTAAATCCGGCATAGTTCTGACCTTTGACGACCGGTATGTCGACCAGTGGGTCCAGCAGATTCCTCTCTTCAAAAAGTATGACGCGCATGCCACGTTTTTTGTCGATCACTTTTATTTGCTGAAACCCGCACATATTGCTGGATTGAAAAAGCTGCAGGACGCGGGCCATGCCATAGGAAGTCATAGTGTGAATCATATTAAAGCCGTCTACTACGTCCGTACGAAAGGCATGGATGCGTATTTGAAAAATGAAATCGATCCTTCCGTCAAACGGCTGACCGAGGCTGGCTTTCCACCGACGGCTTTTGCGTATCCCAACAGCTCCCGCAGTGAGGAAATCGACACTGCACTACTGAAAACGTTTCGTCATCTGCGAGGGGGAACAGGATTGTCAGCCGGGCAGCGGATGCGGGATCTGAAAGCGATATTCACGCCCGTTGATCAGATCGCGGGGCGAGGCTGTCTGATTGGAACCGGTATCGATTACGCGGGCACCGAAAAACGACCTGACTATCTCACTGAAATTAAAGATGCGATGGACCACGCCAAACAGCGCGGCGAAATCGTTGTTTTTTATGCCCACAACATCAGCGACAAGGGACCAGGACATCATCTACAGCCGCGGGCACTCGAAGAAATCCTGGCACACGCGCAACAGATCGGACTGCCGACACTGACTTATGATGACCTGCCATAA
- a CDS encoding arylsulfatase: MLYRRSLPARSVSLICFLLFLSPVSLSAAEKPNIILIMCDDMGFSDIGCYGGEVQTPHLNRLAQEGMRFTQFYNNAKCTTTRASILTGLYPRFGKGGHMRQNMVTLGEAMKTAGYHTGLSGKWHLMKTQGYAKSEKPGGWLNRYDKTTHPFFRGFDSYYGVLDGCCNFFDPTISDPPYKRAGIRSFGHDDKAVTEFKEGYYTTDAFTDHTLGMIKEYSDNERPFFIHLCYTAPHYPLHAKPADIKKYAGKFKMGWDQMRKDRWKRLQEMGIAGENWSLSEGDSRAYAWETANQEFEDQRMAVYAAMIDSMDQNIGRIMTTLKETGQLDNTLVLFLSDNGGCSEEPGGRNPQERTPGPKDDYVAVGPAWGWAQNSPFRRYKSWVHEGGISTPMIAWWPGKVPAGAINRSPAHIIDLMPTFLEMAGAEYPKTYQGHEILPVEGTSILPLLQGEEKTLHDSLAWYWSGNRALRQGPWKLVWDKGVGEWELYDISADRCETKNLAKQQPERVQQMSKDWFAWAEKVELGTKVKQK, translated from the coding sequence ATGCTTTACCGACGCTCGCTCCCTGCCAGGTCAGTTTCTCTGATTTGTTTTCTTCTATTTCTTTCACCTGTATCGCTATCCGCTGCGGAGAAGCCGAATATTATTCTGATCATGTGTGATGATATGGGTTTTTCCGATATCGGCTGTTATGGCGGTGAAGTGCAAACGCCGCATTTGAACCGGCTGGCCCAGGAAGGGATGCGGTTCACGCAGTTTTATAACAACGCAAAATGTACGACGACCCGGGCGTCCATTCTGACCGGATTGTATCCCCGCTTCGGAAAAGGGGGACACATGCGGCAGAATATGGTGACGCTGGGTGAAGCAATGAAAACCGCAGGATATCATACCGGTCTGAGCGGTAAATGGCATCTGATGAAAACGCAGGGCTATGCCAAAAGCGAAAAACCGGGTGGCTGGCTAAATCGTTACGATAAGACTACGCATCCGTTCTTTCGTGGCTTTGACTCGTATTATGGCGTATTGGATGGTTGCTGCAATTTCTTCGACCCGACGATTTCCGATCCTCCCTACAAGCGGGCGGGTATTCGCAGCTTCGGTCACGATGACAAGGCGGTTACCGAATTTAAAGAAGGCTATTACACGACTGATGCCTTTACCGACCATACGCTGGGTATGATCAAAGAATACAGCGACAACGAGCGGCCATTCTTTATTCATCTGTGTTATACAGCGCCCCATTATCCGCTACATGCGAAACCGGCTGACATAAAGAAGTATGCGGGTAAATTCAAAATGGGCTGGGATCAGATGCGGAAGGATCGCTGGAAACGTCTACAGGAAATGGGAATTGCCGGAGAGAACTGGTCGCTTTCGGAAGGTGACAGTCGTGCCTATGCCTGGGAGACGGCGAATCAGGAATTTGAAGATCAGCGGATGGCCGTCTATGCAGCGATGATTGACAGTATGGATCAGAATATCGGCCGCATCATGACGACGCTCAAAGAGACGGGGCAACTCGACAATACGCTGGTCCTGTTTCTTTCCGATAATGGGGGCTGCAGTGAAGAACCAGGAGGTCGCAATCCCCAGGAGAGAACTCCCGGGCCGAAAGATGATTACGTCGCCGTCGGCCCTGCCTGGGGTTGGGCTCAGAATTCTCCGTTCCGTCGCTATAAATCGTGGGTGCATGAGGGAGGCATCTCGACTCCAATGATTGCCTGGTGGCCGGGCAAGGTGCCAGCGGGAGCAATCAATCGCAGTCCGGCGCATATCATTGACTTGATGCCCACTTTTCTGGAGATGGCAGGAGCAGAATATCCAAAAACATACCAGGGGCATGAGATTCTACCTGTGGAAGGAACCAGCATCCTTCCTCTCTTACAAGGGGAAGAAAAGACCTTGCACGATTCGCTGGCCTGGTACTGGTCCGGGAATCGGGCGTTAAGACAGGGACCGTGGAAACTGGTATGGGACAAAGGTGTCGGGGAGTGGGAGCTGTACGATATCAGTGCCGACCGGTGTGAAACGAAAAATCTGGCAAAGCAGCAGCCGGAACGGGTGCAGCAGATGTCGAAAGACTGGTTTGCCTGGGCGGAAAAAGTGGAGCTGGGTACGAAGGTCAAGCAGAAATAA
- a CDS encoding twin-arginine translocation signal domain-containing protein, whose product MRFSRQTRRDFLRTTAAGTTVALFGAPAIHADSKTDSRVILGSGDHKYEVTHNWARLPSEFTWQTTHNVAVDKDGFVYVIHEGRADQTDHPSIFVFDPKGKYVRSFGKQFQGGGHGLEVRQEGTDQFLYVTAYQHLKTFAKLDLNGETVWQKYAPMISKCYAEGEATNPEKVWGRNRFLPTNFAFHPDGGFYLADGYGAYQVHRYDKNGLWLSAFGGEGKEDGKFKLPHGLWIDDRPGREPSVVVADRANARLQWFTLEGKHLQTMTGFILPANLDTYQDLLLVPDLASRITLLDKNNKVIAHLGQDPEWEKAMKTAKPRMRETPNKWQAGRFVHPHDACFDQNGDIFVAEWVATGRVSKLKRLS is encoded by the coding sequence ATGCGTTTTTCCAGACAGACACGTCGGGATTTTCTGAGAACCACAGCCGCTGGCACCACTGTCGCTCTATTCGGAGCCCCCGCCATTCACGCCGATTCCAAAACCGATTCCCGCGTGATTCTCGGTTCAGGAGATCATAAATACGAAGTGACTCACAACTGGGCCCGGTTGCCTTCCGAATTCACCTGGCAGACAACCCACAATGTTGCCGTCGATAAAGACGGATTTGTGTATGTGATTCATGAAGGTCGTGCCGACCAGACTGATCATCCTTCGATCTTCGTATTTGATCCCAAGGGAAAATATGTTCGCTCGTTCGGAAAACAGTTTCAGGGAGGTGGGCATGGACTGGAAGTGCGCCAGGAGGGGACTGACCAGTTCCTGTATGTGACCGCCTATCAGCACCTGAAAACGTTTGCCAAGCTGGATCTCAACGGGGAAACCGTTTGGCAGAAATATGCCCCCATGATTTCGAAATGTTATGCCGAAGGAGAAGCAACCAATCCTGAGAAAGTCTGGGGCCGCAATCGTTTCCTGCCGACCAACTTTGCCTTCCATCCCGATGGTGGTTTTTATCTGGCCGATGGATATGGCGCGTATCAGGTCCACCGCTACGACAAAAACGGACTCTGGCTGTCTGCCTTCGGTGGAGAAGGGAAAGAAGATGGTAAATTCAAACTGCCCCACGGCCTGTGGATTGACGACCGACCAGGACGCGAACCGTCAGTCGTCGTCGCCGACCGTGCTAACGCTCGCCTGCAGTGGTTCACACTGGAAGGTAAGCATCTGCAGACCATGACAGGCTTCATTTTGCCTGCCAACCTCGACACCTACCAGGACCTGCTGCTCGTGCCTGACCTGGCTTCCCGGATCACACTGCTGGATAAAAACAACAAAGTGATCGCTCATCTGGGACAGGATCCAGAATGGGAGAAAGCCATGAAAACAGCCAAACCCCGTATGCGCGAAACCCCGAACAAATGGCAGGCCGGACGCTTCGTGCATCCCCACGATGCCTGTTTTGATCAGAACGGAGATATCTTCGTCGCCGAGTGGGTTGCCACCGGACGCGTCAGTAAACTGAAACGACTCAGCTGA
- a CDS encoding exo-alpha-sialidase, whose translation MKQISLILTLLLFYGIPSLVNADSPAPKIKLSPETEKLCLEVLREAINSDEFWPSMHAAEALTLAGKGAEVRQIIEPKLKTEKDDQHRCGLARELVRAGDRSKAAIMFQILAGKDSHGHVHACESLYKVNELGDGILIREAVKSDNPKKAMMAAALLCRWGNPEAFKVVRKFLQDEDVSIAATAAWIIARVGDKSDIPALKANLKRTDDPFTRAYFETALAMHGDPEGLAAIKANLSSDNAAVKTYSAIFAGEAGAANLKGNLIKQLSDQNRDARIRAAQALIVLAKSEHPKDEIVVNDVYEASKEYPRYSEGSILPLNDGSLLYATTQFIGSGSDFATARIIAKKSTDGGRTWGKQRVLQENTGKKNVMSATLRYLAGPMQEKRPIGLFYLKKNTLSDLKAYLKVSDDNGKTFGPPIEITTPPGYHVMNNDRITILSSGRWLAPVASTPDVRKNNHFVCTCFISDDQGKTWKQSKGSVDYAKRGAMEPEVFELKDGNVLMIFRTQSGHIGSSLSSDKGDTWSKPVSWGVRAPEAPATLRRIPSTGDLLLIWNDNFEPGAGHSGKRTPLTAAISSDEGKTWKLKKNLETDADHTYSYISLTFYRGRAVMSYYVGDQNRMISSRFRSLPLAWFYQPETD comes from the coding sequence ATGAAACAGATCTCGCTGATTCTGACACTCCTGCTGTTTTACGGCATCCCCTCTCTGGTAAACGCCGACTCACCCGCCCCCAAAATAAAATTGAGCCCGGAAACCGAAAAGCTTTGCCTGGAAGTTCTACGGGAAGCCATTAACAGCGATGAATTCTGGCCGTCCATGCATGCTGCCGAAGCGTTGACCCTGGCCGGAAAAGGGGCTGAAGTCCGTCAGATTATTGAGCCCAAACTCAAAACCGAAAAGGACGATCAGCACCGCTGTGGCCTGGCTCGCGAACTGGTCCGTGCCGGCGACCGCTCCAAGGCCGCCATCATGTTTCAGATTCTCGCCGGTAAAGATTCCCATGGGCATGTGCATGCCTGCGAATCGCTCTACAAAGTCAATGAACTGGGTGACGGGATTCTGATTCGTGAAGCAGTGAAATCAGACAATCCTAAAAAAGCGATGATGGCCGCCGCCCTGCTTTGTCGCTGGGGCAATCCTGAGGCCTTTAAAGTCGTACGTAAATTTCTGCAGGACGAAGATGTCAGTATCGCTGCAACGGCCGCCTGGATCATCGCCCGCGTGGGAGACAAATCAGACATTCCCGCTCTCAAAGCCAATCTGAAACGAACCGACGATCCGTTCACACGTGCTTATTTTGAAACGGCACTCGCTATGCACGGTGATCCAGAGGGACTGGCAGCCATCAAAGCCAATCTTTCCAGCGACAATGCGGCCGTCAAAACTTATTCTGCTATCTTTGCCGGCGAAGCAGGAGCTGCCAACCTTAAAGGAAATCTGATCAAACAACTCAGTGATCAAAACCGGGACGCCCGTATTCGTGCCGCCCAGGCATTGATTGTGCTCGCTAAAAGCGAACATCCTAAAGACGAAATTGTCGTCAACGATGTGTATGAAGCATCGAAAGAATATCCCCGTTACAGTGAAGGTTCCATCCTCCCCTTAAACGACGGCTCGCTGCTCTATGCCACGACTCAATTTATCGGCAGTGGTTCCGACTTTGCTACAGCCCGCATCATCGCGAAAAAATCTACGGACGGCGGTCGTACCTGGGGAAAACAGCGTGTCCTGCAGGAAAATACAGGTAAGAAAAATGTAATGTCGGCGACACTGCGGTACCTAGCTGGACCGATGCAGGAAAAACGCCCCATCGGACTGTTTTACCTCAAGAAAAATACCCTGTCCGATTTGAAAGCTTATCTCAAAGTTTCTGACGACAACGGTAAAACTTTCGGGCCTCCCATCGAAATCACAACGCCTCCCGGCTATCACGTGATGAACAACGATCGGATCACGATTCTTTCAAGTGGTCGCTGGCTGGCCCCGGTGGCTTCGACTCCCGATGTCCGCAAGAACAATCACTTTGTCTGCACTTGTTTCATTTCAGACGATCAGGGAAAAACCTGGAAGCAGTCCAAAGGCAGCGTCGACTATGCCAAACGTGGTGCCATGGAACCGGAAGTCTTTGAATTGAAAGACGGTAACGTGCTGATGATTTTCCGTACGCAATCCGGTCACATCGGGTCCAGCCTCTCGAGTGACAAAGGTGATACCTGGAGCAAACCCGTTTCCTGGGGGGTGCGGGCTCCTGAAGCACCTGCCACTCTGCGTCGCATTCCTTCCACTGGTGACCTGCTGCTGATCTGGAACGACAACTTTGAACCTGGCGCCGGTCACAGTGGAAAACGAACGCCTCTGACTGCTGCGATCAGTTCTGATGAAGGCAAAACCTGGAAGCTTAAAAAGAACCTCGAGACCGATGCGGATCACACCTATTCCTACATCAGTCTCACATTTTACCGCGGGCGGGCTGTTATGAGCTACTATGTGGGGGACCAGAACCGCATGATCTCATCCCGCTTTCGTTCACTGCCCCTCGCCTGGTTCTATCAACCAGAGACGGACTGA